In one Oligoflexia bacterium genomic region, the following are encoded:
- a CDS encoding VWA domain-containing protein: MNTTSISMCLFLMLTLSACGPGSPSFSIMPTNQVFKQAPGFFNNQLDILFVIDSSGSMGEEQVNLASNFSAFINDFQTKGYDFKIAVIGTDAYLANSQLSGYNSANSSVAKFRDRAIKTSSGVYQAISNDSICGNPAAPFTNVFVITPSTPNLSSVFSINAKQCIRGNGDERAFSSFMTALNSPLNAGFLRPQSFLAVIIVSDEDDFSGYNRPAEPGGDNPHDYSHPDIDPVNNYVTQLDTLTNSTSSFKRYNVSNISRLDENCGGHREIQYPSRYMQLSTLTNGISGSICDPNFSTSLNLIQKNIAELSTQFYLDRTPQVDTIVVTVNGVKIAQDPVNGWTHNATINSIVFHGASIPPQGAAISISFVPATVK; this comes from the coding sequence ATGAACACCACATCAATATCAATGTGTTTGTTTTTAATGCTTACATTAAGTGCTTGTGGGCCAGGTAGTCCTAGTTTTAGCATAATGCCCACCAATCAAGTTTTTAAACAAGCACCTGGTTTTTTTAATAATCAACTCGATATTCTTTTTGTAATTGATAGCTCGGGCTCTATGGGTGAGGAGCAAGTAAACCTTGCAAGTAATTTTTCAGCTTTTATTAACGACTTTCAAACGAAGGGTTATGATTTTAAAATTGCGGTGATTGGTACTGACGCTTACCTAGCCAATTCACAATTAAGTGGTTATAACTCAGCAAATTCTTCAGTTGCAAAATTTCGTGATCGCGCCATTAAAACTTCAAGTGGCGTTTATCAAGCAATCAGTAATGATAGTATCTGCGGAAACCCCGCCGCACCATTTACAAATGTTTTTGTAATCACCCCATCAACGCCAAATCTAAGTAGTGTTTTTTCAATAAATGCAAAACAATGTATTCGCGGCAATGGTGATGAAAGAGCATTTTCAAGCTTTATGACAGCCCTTAATAGTCCATTAAACGCAGGGTTTTTAAGACCACAGTCTTTTTTAGCCGTAATTATTGTTTCAGATGAAGATGATTTTAGCGGTTATAATCGACCAGCCGAACCAGGCGGAGACAATCCACATGATTATTCACACCCAGATATTGATCCAGTAAATAACTATGTAACTCAACTCGATACACTGACTAATTCAACATCAAGCTTTAAGCGCTATAACGTTTCAAATATTTCAAGACTTGATGAGAATTGTGGAGGTCATCGAGAAATTCAGTATCCGAGCCGCTACATGCAGCTAAGCACATTAACAAATGGAATTTCTGGAAGCATTTGTGATCCAAATTTTTCAACATCTCTAAATCTCATACAAAAAAATATCGCAGAACTTAGCACACAGTTTTATCTTGATCGCACACCTCAGGTAGACACCATCGTGGTCACTGTAAATGGAGTTAAGATTGCTCAAGATCCAGTAAATGGCTGGACTCATAATGCAACTATTAACTCAATAGTTTTTCACGGGGCTTCAATACCCCCACAAGGCGCAGCGATTTCAATTTCATTTGTTCCGGCAACTGTTAAGTAG